One genomic segment of Brevibacillus laterosporus LMG 15441 includes these proteins:
- a CDS encoding GNAT family N-acetyltransferase gives MEIKMASKEDMTFLYEKTPQALQEGTLGYINVDFESIEEPIHKLLEKGAWYLVGKQNEQIVGWVLAGSITEQFTNKELGYIFELYVMPEWRGKGYAKPLMEGAIQRLKEQGYAEIRLNVYVANRAKALYEKLGFQERNVIMSLK, from the coding sequence ATGGAAATCAAAATGGCATCAAAAGAGGATATGACATTTTTATATGAAAAGACACCCCAGGCACTACAGGAAGGAACCCTGGGCTATATTAACGTGGATTTCGAAAGCATTGAGGAACCCATTCACAAATTGCTGGAGAAAGGGGCTTGGTATCTGGTAGGCAAGCAGAACGAGCAAATCGTTGGCTGGGTACTAGCGGGTAGCATCACCGAGCAGTTTACGAATAAAGAGCTCGGTTATATTTTCGAGCTATATGTCATGCCCGAGTGGCGTGGAAAGGGATATGCGAAACCACTAATGGAAGGGGCTATTCAGAGGCTAAAAGAACAGGGATATGCTGAAATCAGACTAAATGTTTATGTAGCTAATCGAGCAAAGGCGCTATATGAAAAGCTTGGGTTTCAGGAACGCAATGTGATTATGAGCTTGAAGTAA
- a CDS encoding hemerythrin domain-containing protein, with translation MTTPIYKPQLDMTDWTKSDQDKYNKLTSIIDPHLHSFVAEHAMLENLMDKVREGYDLEVYRLALQEIKEELEHHFLYEETFILGKLQNHIAETEVGPIAKLVQDHVIIRKHYNEAKELFEQEQAKECSELLLQKMNFLAYLLKKHIEKEDHYIFPLVSLVLSEEEKKAIAEEVRLADLQRQI, from the coding sequence ATGACTACTCCTATATACAAACCACAGTTGGACATGACAGATTGGACTAAATCAGATCAGGATAAATACAACAAGCTGACCTCGATCATCGATCCACATCTACACTCTTTTGTTGCTGAGCATGCCATGCTGGAAAATCTGATGGATAAGGTACGAGAAGGTTACGATTTAGAAGTATATCGCCTCGCTCTACAAGAGATAAAAGAGGAGCTAGAGCATCACTTTTTATATGAGGAAACATTCATTTTAGGCAAGCTACAGAACCATATCGCTGAAACAGAAGTAGGCCCTATCGCAAAATTAGTACAGGACCATGTGATCATTCGTAAACATTATAACGAAGCGAAGGAGCTGTTTGAGCAAGAGCAAGCAAAGGAATGCAGTGAATTGTTACTGCAAAAAATGAACTTCTTAGCTTACCTATTGAAAAAGCATATTGAGAAAGAAGATCATTATATTTTTCCATTGGTAAGCCTTGTGCTATCAGAGGAAGAAAAGAAAGCAATAGCCGAAGAAGTGCGGCTTGCTGATTTACAAAGACAAATCTAG
- a CDS encoding helix-turn-helix transcriptional regulator, which translates to MKIDRLLSIIIILLNRNLVQAKDLAEQFEVSIRTIYRDIETINQAGIPIVTYQGANGGIGLAEGYRLDRQLLTNNELATIVTSLQSISTMDKSESHQFLVEKINSIIPHAQKEQFQWKTQQFLVDLSPWGQNERLEESILTVKQAIEANKLLRFVYSNARGEQSDRIVEPHILLVKGRSWYLYGFCQNKLDFRLFKLYRMKKLTVLDTTFIRRNIQADELPWVQKWNDSATMVHLVLRFAPDSRHIAEEWFGVEELFEQEGGYVTVSASFPEDNWLYGFILSFGPSVEVIEPESIKAKIKTLAAAIVEKYV; encoded by the coding sequence TTGAAAATAGACCGCTTACTTTCCATCATTATTATTTTGCTAAACCGTAATCTCGTACAAGCGAAGGACTTAGCTGAGCAATTTGAGGTGTCTATTCGGACCATTTATCGTGATATTGAAACGATTAATCAAGCGGGTATTCCGATCGTTACCTATCAGGGTGCAAACGGAGGTATCGGTCTTGCTGAAGGGTATCGACTCGATCGTCAATTGCTGACGAATAATGAGCTCGCCACGATCGTCACCTCGTTACAAAGTATCTCGACCATGGATAAAAGTGAGAGTCATCAGTTTTTAGTGGAAAAAATTAATAGCATTATTCCACATGCTCAAAAGGAACAATTTCAATGGAAAACGCAACAATTTCTCGTTGATCTCTCCCCTTGGGGGCAAAATGAAAGATTGGAAGAATCCATTTTAACGGTTAAACAGGCTATTGAAGCAAATAAATTGCTACGCTTCGTCTATTCTAATGCACGAGGGGAACAGAGTGACCGAATTGTTGAGCCTCATATTCTGCTTGTAAAGGGGCGTTCCTGGTACTTGTACGGGTTCTGTCAAAACAAGCTCGATTTTCGCTTGTTTAAGCTATATCGCATGAAGAAGCTTACTGTGCTTGATACAACTTTTATCAGGCGAAATATTCAAGCTGACGAGCTTCCATGGGTACAGAAATGGAATGATTCTGCTACGATGGTTCATCTGGTCTTACGTTTTGCCCCAGATTCTCGTCATATAGCGGAAGAGTGGTTTGGTGTAGAGGAATTGTTTGAGCAAGAGGGAGGATATGTAACCGTATCCGCCAGTTTTCCCGAGGATAATTGGCTTTACGGTTTTATTCTTAGTTTTGGGCCCTCCGTAGAGGTAATAGAGCCCGAGTCGATTAAAGCTAAAATAAAAACATTAGCAGCCGCCATTGTTGAAAAATATGTATAA
- a CDS encoding zinc ribbon domain-containing protein: MTITFCQSCSMPLHEEVLGTEKDNSKSQEYCSYCYDQGAFTAPDCTMEQMIEICIPHMVGDGMSEQQARTMLTGLFPQLKRWAQENHTASSHPPLEEPRLVRLEEFTIAGISARTTNARELSGNGVISGLWNRYFSENIAKQLAQHSLSQKIYGVYAEYENGAIGEYTSFIGNRVADKSAIASPSITTIKLPAAQYAVFTSRRGPLSEVVIEAWQFIWTWSMNSELSRTFTGDFEHYEERASNPNDAIVEIYIAVEAPGQ; this comes from the coding sequence ATGACCATTACCTTTTGCCAAAGCTGTAGCATGCCGCTTCATGAAGAAGTGCTAGGTACAGAGAAGGACAACAGCAAATCACAGGAATATTGTTCATATTGCTATGATCAGGGAGCGTTTACTGCACCCGACTGCACAATGGAACAAATGATAGAAATATGTATTCCTCACATGGTAGGAGATGGAATGAGTGAGCAACAGGCCCGTACCATGTTAACAGGACTATTCCCTCAATTAAAACGTTGGGCACAGGAAAATCACACAGCTAGTTCCCATCCCCCCCTTGAGGAACCTAGACTCGTTCGTCTTGAAGAGTTCACGATTGCGGGAATTTCTGCCCGTACAACCAATGCTCGTGAGCTTTCTGGAAATGGTGTCATCAGTGGGCTGTGGAATCGGTATTTCTCTGAAAATATTGCGAAACAGCTAGCTCAGCATAGTCTATCCCAGAAGATCTATGGTGTATATGCAGAGTACGAGAATGGAGCCATTGGGGAATATACCAGTTTCATTGGGAATAGAGTAGCGGACAAGTCGGCGATTGCTAGTCCAAGCATCACCACAATCAAGCTACCCGCCGCTCAATACGCTGTCTTCACTTCCAGACGTGGTCCTTTATCTGAGGTGGTCATAGAGGCTTGGCAATTCATCTGGACATGGTCTATGAATAGTGAGCTTTCCCGCACCTTCACAGGCGATTTTGAACACTACGAGGAGCGAGCTAGCAATCCCAATGACGCCATTGTTGAAATATATATAGCAGTTGAGGCTCCTGGCCAATAA
- a CDS encoding MaoC/PaaZ C-terminal domain-containing protein codes for MKPGDILTWTRTFTEEETLHFAEITGDKGRHHMERDEQGRLMVHGLLTASIGTKIGGDLHYIAREFNNEFLRPVFTGDTITCEVTIKEITPMEGFDKVALSFVYYNQAGKEVLIGTSHGIIRKEAE; via the coding sequence ATGAAACCAGGAGATATATTAACATGGACAAGAACCTTTACAGAGGAAGAAACGCTCCATTTTGCAGAGATTACGGGGGATAAAGGCAGGCATCATATGGAGCGTGATGAACAAGGTAGACTTATGGTGCATGGTTTATTAACTGCAAGCATTGGAACCAAAATAGGCGGCGATCTCCATTACATTGCGAGGGAGTTTAACAACGAATTTTTGCGTCCGGTGTTTACGGGGGATACGATCACCTGTGAGGTAACCATTAAAGAGATTACACCCATGGAGGGCTTTGACAAGGTAGCGTTATCGTTTGTCTATTACAATCAAGCAGGGAAAGAGGTATTAATCGGAACTAGTCACGGCATTATTCGAAAGGAGGCAGAATGA
- a CDS encoding TrmB family transcriptional regulator produces the protein METIYSQLHKLGFSQYESKAYVSLIQQAPATGYEVSKRSGVPRSMIYEVLGKLIDRGAAYLVPTDPVKYAPVPAKQMLERLRNNMEETIHYLEHSLETLEKDPAIDVIMHLSGYDHVIQELSDTIYQAKSELWLSIWEPQVGELYEQIQQAVNRNISVFSIVFGAEGVSLGYTFPHNYMSPEVVQERMGGQLTIAARDGEEVIIANFNERGVPWAIKTRNPALVLVATEYVRHDIMIEEVTREYGADKVERLWRNRPDLSHVVTGYKGGGTL, from the coding sequence GTGGAGACGATCTATAGTCAGCTACACAAGCTGGGATTTTCCCAATATGAGAGCAAGGCCTACGTTAGTTTGATACAGCAAGCGCCGGCTACTGGATATGAAGTGAGCAAACGTTCAGGGGTTCCGCGTTCGATGATTTATGAAGTATTAGGTAAATTAATCGACAGAGGAGCCGCTTATTTGGTGCCGACTGACCCAGTTAAATATGCGCCTGTTCCTGCTAAACAGATGCTGGAGCGTTTAAGAAATAATATGGAGGAAACGATTCATTATCTGGAGCATTCGTTAGAAACATTGGAGAAAGACCCTGCTATTGATGTGATTATGCATCTGAGTGGGTATGATCACGTGATACAAGAGCTGTCAGATACGATATATCAGGCGAAAAGTGAGCTGTGGTTGTCCATTTGGGAGCCACAGGTAGGAGAATTATATGAGCAAATTCAACAGGCAGTCAATCGGAATATTTCGGTATTTTCGATAGTGTTTGGTGCTGAGGGAGTTAGTCTTGGCTACACCTTTCCCCATAACTATATGTCACCAGAGGTTGTACAAGAGCGAATGGGAGGACAATTAACGATTGCAGCAAGAGATGGGGAAGAGGTTATTATAGCCAACTTTAATGAACGTGGTGTGCCATGGGCTATTAAAACAAGGAACCCAGCACTTGTACTCGTAGCCACCGAATATGTAAGACACGACATCATGATTGAAGAGGTCACGCGAGAATACGGGGCTGATAAGGTAGAGCGGCTCTGGCGTAATCGGCCTGACCTGTCTCATGTAGTAACAGGCTATAAAGGAGGAGGTACGCTATGA
- a CDS encoding acyltransferase family protein: MPKPLQGHGRYMPGLDGLRALAVFAVILYHLNVNWAPGGLLGVGVFFVLSGYLITDILISQWKQRGKIDLKDFWIRRAKRLLPAMIVMLIAVVVWLALFDRAQLQALRGEIVAALLYVSNWWLVFHEVSYFESFGPASPFGHFWSLAVEEQFYLIWPLLLLLGLRNTPRRGKLLGLTLAGVVVSAFAMALLYEPGVDPSRIYYGTDTRAFGLLIGAALAMVWPSSRLSETVSLPARITLEVLGIAGLATILWMIWYTNQYEDFLYQGGLVLLSIATAVVVAVIAHPASSFGKLMGAKPLRWIGVRSYGMYLWHYPIIVLSTPAIHTNGTDIPKAIFQIGATIALAGLSLRLVEEPIRRGSFAKPAKYRRMQDGRWRFVLFGRWVVSMVAILVFSSTCIAIAGWGGNVTASSIPVASTVNTESKQQIEQPNAEEANLFIPKKEDAALGETPDRTEEKIKEADKTKTTASSTLKNNPSQQELAKQDTSGKHNAAQSAADGEQKPAKSEEKQSETTTEGDEAEQTKSSKENESGSSARETDKDDSTAHQSKENSSKAEKPSKTDTEEKATPSTKAGKGITVFGDSIMLDVAPHLQKLLPGITIDAKVGRQLRQTPELVAQYKKRGKLGNRVVLELGTNGAFTKIQLESLLKALGDEKQIILVNTRVPRPWESVVNATLAEVANSHPNTLLVDWYTASAGKDSYFSRDGVHLEPEGAKAFAALLSGVLK; this comes from the coding sequence ATGCCTAAACCGCTTCAAGGTCATGGCCGTTATATGCCGGGACTAGATGGCTTACGCGCCCTTGCCGTATTTGCTGTCATTCTTTATCACCTCAATGTCAATTGGGCACCAGGAGGATTGCTAGGTGTTGGAGTTTTTTTCGTACTATCTGGATACCTGATTACGGATATATTGATATCACAGTGGAAACAGAGAGGAAAAATTGATTTAAAGGATTTTTGGATCCGTCGAGCGAAACGATTGCTACCGGCTATGATAGTCATGCTGATAGCAGTAGTGGTTTGGTTAGCGCTATTTGATCGAGCTCAGCTACAGGCATTGCGAGGAGAAATTGTAGCAGCGCTTCTCTATGTAAGCAACTGGTGGTTGGTTTTTCACGAGGTGTCTTACTTTGAAAGCTTTGGTCCAGCTTCACCTTTTGGTCATTTCTGGTCTTTGGCAGTTGAGGAGCAGTTTTATCTTATTTGGCCCTTATTATTACTCTTGGGGCTGCGCAATACGCCACGTCGAGGCAAGCTGCTAGGTTTAACGTTAGCTGGAGTGGTTGTATCCGCTTTCGCAATGGCTCTATTATATGAGCCAGGTGTTGACCCGAGTCGTATTTATTATGGAACAGATACGAGAGCGTTTGGTCTATTGATTGGAGCGGCACTTGCAATGGTCTGGCCCAGCTCTAGGCTTTCTGAAACGGTTTCACTTCCTGCACGCATTACGCTTGAGGTTTTAGGGATAGCAGGACTGGCAACCATTCTTTGGATGATTTGGTATACCAATCAATATGAGGACTTTTTGTATCAAGGCGGTCTTGTATTGTTGTCGATTGCTACAGCAGTAGTCGTAGCAGTGATTGCTCATCCAGCGAGTAGTTTTGGTAAGCTGATGGGAGCTAAGCCCCTGCGTTGGATCGGTGTTCGTTCGTATGGAATGTATTTATGGCACTACCCGATTATTGTCCTAAGTACGCCCGCCATACATACCAATGGAACTGACATTCCTAAGGCCATATTTCAAATAGGAGCAACCATTGCGCTTGCTGGTTTATCCTTGCGCTTGGTTGAGGAACCAATTCGTCGCGGTTCATTTGCAAAGCCTGCAAAATACCGCAGAATGCAAGATGGGCGCTGGAGATTTGTTTTGTTTGGTCGTTGGGTTGTTTCTATGGTTGCTATTTTGGTTTTTAGCTCCACTTGCATTGCGATAGCAGGATGGGGAGGGAATGTGACAGCCAGCTCTATTCCAGTAGCTAGTACGGTAAATACTGAGTCGAAGCAGCAGATTGAACAACCGAATGCTGAGGAAGCTAATTTGTTTATACCGAAAAAAGAAGATGCCGCTTTAGGAGAAACGCCTGATAGAACTGAGGAAAAGATAAAAGAAGCAGACAAAACAAAAACAACAGCATCATCAACACTAAAAAATAACCCTTCACAGCAGGAGCTGGCAAAACAAGACACAAGCGGAAAACATAATGCTGCACAATCTGCTGCTGATGGAGAGCAGAAGCCGGCAAAGTCAGAGGAAAAACAATCTGAAACCACAACAGAGGGCGATGAAGCTGAGCAAACAAAATCCTCTAAGGAAAACGAAAGCGGCTCCTCTGCTCGAGAAACAGATAAAGATGATTCTACTGCTCATCAATCGAAAGAAAACAGCTCAAAAGCAGAGAAGCCTTCTAAGACAGATACAGAAGAAAAGGCCACTCCTTCTACGAAAGCTGGTAAAGGCATCACCGTGTTTGGAGATTCCATTATGCTAGACGTAGCTCCACACCTGCAAAAGCTACTGCCAGGGATCACGATCGACGCCAAAGTTGGTAGACAATTGCGTCAAACTCCTGAGCTAGTAGCCCAATATAAAAAGAGAGGGAAGCTTGGAAATCGGGTTGTTCTTGAGCTTGGGACAAACGGAGCGTTTACCAAGATACAATTGGAGAGCTTATTAAAAGCGCTTGGAGATGAAAAACAGATTATTCTCGTCAATACTCGTGTTCCACGTCCGTGGGAGAGTGTAGTAAACGCTACACTGGCAGAGGTAGCGAACAGTCATCCCAATACTCTACTAGTAGATTGGTACACGGCAAGCGCTGGGAAAGACTCTTATTTCTCACGAGATGGTGTTCATCTGGAGCCAGAAGGAGCAAAGGCATTTGCCGCTTTACTCTCTGGTGTACTCAAATAA
- a CDS encoding DNA-deoxyinosine glycosylase codes for MLQSFPPVINKSCTILILGSMPGAVSLRKHEYYGNLRNHFWPIMYELFHEPIAESYEQRLAFLLNKRIALWDVIQNCEREGSLDSAIKYEKINDFDSLYEHYPAIQAILFNGTKAYQSYKKYRGFSDGRLYLTLPSTSPTPSRYIKNMQDKLGKWQIVLDLLGERKDE; via the coding sequence ATGCTTCAATCATTTCCACCTGTTATTAACAAATCCTGTACAATCTTAATCCTTGGCAGTATGCCCGGCGCCGTCTCATTACGTAAACATGAGTATTACGGAAATCTACGTAATCATTTTTGGCCCATTATGTATGAACTATTTCATGAGCCTATTGCAGAATCATATGAACAACGTCTAGCATTTTTATTAAATAAAAGGATCGCCCTCTGGGATGTTATACAAAATTGCGAGCGGGAAGGCAGTCTCGACTCAGCGATCAAATATGAGAAGATTAATGATTTTGACAGCTTATATGAACACTATCCAGCTATCCAAGCTATTTTATTTAATGGAACAAAAGCATATCAAAGCTATAAAAAATATCGTGGATTTTCTGACGGTCGTCTCTATTTGACATTGCCTTCAACAAGCCCTACACCTAGTCGTTACATAAAAAACATGCAGGACAAGCTTGGAAAGTGGCAAATCGTACTGGATCTGTTGGGTGAAAGAAAAGACGAGTAG
- a CDS encoding GNAT family N-acetyltransferase: MLQVRLVLKVSMFFSGRKKLALLKNLHLCFIFCKIKIRTYILLCHIIHYREVLMHIRQAHPLMTQEIVQFFQKYITENSDSIANREYICPDGTRAAVRRNQILVALDGDVIVAALRFYPKKSTQTISLYQFAVAKNYRGKGVLYTMLQYLGEYPIEVLCPIHASLNTYFSKTGWQHTGQFKGCNR; encoded by the coding sequence TTGTTACAGGTACGATTAGTACTAAAAGTAAGTATGTTTTTTTCAGGACGAAAGAAGTTAGCCCTTCTGAAAAACTTGCATCTATGCTTTATCTTTTGTAAAATAAAAATAAGAACATACATTCTGTTGTGTCATATCATCCACTATCGAGAGGTACTTATGCACATAAGACAAGCACATCCCTTAATGACTCAAGAAATTGTACAATTCTTCCAAAAATATATTACTGAAAATTCCGATTCAATTGCTAATCGTGAATACATCTGTCCAGATGGTACTAGAGCTGCAGTCCGTAGAAATCAAATACTTGTGGCGCTTGATGGAGATGTGATTGTAGCAGCACTTCGATTTTATCCTAAAAAGTCTACACAAACCATCTCACTTTATCAATTTGCAGTGGCCAAGAATTATCGGGGCAAGGGTGTATTGTATACCATGCTACAATACCTCGGTGAGTATCCTATCGAGGTGCTTTGTCCAATTCATGCCAGTTTAAATACCTACTTTTCTAAGACAGGTTGGCAGCATACAGGTCAGTTTAAAGGCTGTAACCGTTGA
- a CDS encoding N-acetylmuramoyl-L-alanine amidase — MAKPILIIDAGHGGADPGAIGNQMQEKDLTLQISLYQLQRCRELNLPAAITRTTDTTLTPSQRTTLVKQSEATYCISNHINSGGGEGVEAIHSIFTTNRLANALVQAVVAEGQKFRRVYTRVGADGRDYYFMHRETGAVDTIIMEYGFIDHALDSQKLKNNWKRYAEAVIKAFCGHIGHPYSPAVEAPNDDFELAVDALVQAKIISSPDYWKQNAVSTRTVAGEYAAQLIKNMAKYLKAGT; from the coding sequence ATGGCAAAGCCGATTTTAATAATTGATGCAGGGCATGGGGGAGCTGATCCGGGAGCAATTGGGAATCAGATGCAGGAGAAGGATCTGACGCTACAAATTAGCTTGTACCAGCTACAAAGGTGCAGAGAGTTAAACCTTCCTGCTGCGATCACTCGGACGACAGATACCACACTTACCCCATCTCAGCGCACTACGCTCGTCAAACAAAGCGAGGCCACCTACTGTATTTCCAACCACATCAACTCAGGTGGCGGGGAAGGTGTGGAAGCGATTCATTCTATCTTTACTACCAATAGGCTAGCAAATGCTCTAGTACAAGCCGTAGTTGCCGAGGGACAAAAATTCCGTAGAGTCTACACACGAGTAGGTGCTGATGGGCGAGACTATTATTTTATGCATCGTGAAACAGGTGCAGTAGACACGATCATTATGGAATATGGATTTATTGATCATGCTTTAGATTCACAAAAACTAAAAAATAATTGGAAACGCTATGCTGAAGCAGTGATCAAGGCTTTTTGCGGTCATATTGGCCATCCGTACTCTCCTGCTGTAGAAGCGCCTAACGACGATTTTGAATTAGCTGTGGATGCTCTTGTTCAGGCAAAGATCATTTCCTCCCCTGACTATTGGAAACAGAATGCCGTCTCTACTAGAACGGTGGCAGGTGAGTATGCTGCTCAATTGATTAAAAATATGGCAAAGTATCTGAAAGCAGGTACGTGA
- a CDS encoding BhlA/UviB family holin-like peptide, whose translation MEESVMNALLQQGPFAALFVWLLFSTKKEGRDREALLVKQAQTREAKLMEHNERMVIQLERNTSTLQQIERSLSGLEMELQELKEKVE comes from the coding sequence ATGGAAGAGAGCGTAATGAACGCGTTGCTTCAGCAAGGTCCGTTTGCTGCTCTATTTGTCTGGCTGTTATTCTCTACCAAAAAAGAGGGGAGAGATCGCGAGGCTCTTTTGGTTAAACAAGCTCAAACACGGGAAGCAAAGCTGATGGAACACAATGAACGCATGGTGATTCAATTGGAGCGAAATACGTCAACCCTACAGCAGATTGAACGAAGTCTATCGGGGTTGGAAATGGAACTGCAAGAATTAAAAGAAAAGGTAGAATAA
- a CDS encoding CD1375 family protein, with the protein MVREYMIPVYGLLVKAKRRTIDSLPKDYQIPVAEYLAKQNEE; encoded by the coding sequence ATGGTCAGAGAATACATGATTCCCGTTTATGGCTTGCTTGTTAAAGCGAAACGACGTACCATCGACTCGCTCCCAAAAGATTATCAAATTCCTGTAGCCGAGTATCTAGCGAAACAAAACGAGGAATAA
- a CDS encoding glycine rich domain-containing protein, with amino-acid sequence MTKGKIGKDAQGRTTYTFEYTGKPEAFMVPPNVNKILIECWGAQGGLGYRTPGGKGGYAKGSLGVSSGEVLQVNVGGMGKQPAGGWNGGGSGKGREDWNSGGGGGATDVRKSGVNLEHRVIVAGGGGGTFYNREDENISILVGGYGGGLEGGQGERNKPDPSYAKGGTQTAGGALDGQIGIGGDATTPGIYMGGGGGGGYYGGGSGAGPYDASVYGKTGAGGGGSSYHGNLANSSTTAGVREGNGLVVITILNEPPKFTLTSPSDNQTLTENATLNIQGTASDTDKDNVVTIKYRINNGTTRALQSGVSNGSTPISFAKTLTFRAKRLYDGTTDLTGSNLAENTDHTLTIWAEDDQGGKSTEITLKFRAVHNRPPVINGQNVDLGVLSTILSKTYTVTEPEGDAFTITEKINGKVIRTFAGTDSKENTATIPLDTWLRLSLTAVHTLTIEATDSKGMTSTRSYTFRRSADKIAFALRNPFGTDIAAKRILVTIDATIPAGADYKAEVCNNAFDELPTWEDASNHVKFNRGFIFTNKEKTAKKWGVSVRFSFTKGTATEPVIVRGFGGAFD; translated from the coding sequence TTGACGAAAGGGAAAATTGGTAAGGATGCTCAAGGACGTACTACTTACACGTTTGAGTATACGGGTAAGCCTGAGGCGTTTATGGTTCCGCCTAATGTGAATAAAATCCTGATTGAATGTTGGGGAGCTCAAGGTGGTTTAGGATATCGAACACCGGGAGGAAAAGGTGGATATGCTAAAGGTAGTTTAGGAGTTTCATCAGGGGAAGTCCTCCAAGTTAATGTTGGAGGAATGGGGAAACAACCAGCAGGGGGATGGAACGGGGGTGGATCAGGAAAAGGTAGAGAAGATTGGAATTCTGGTGGTGGCGGCGGTGCAACAGATGTGAGAAAGTCCGGCGTAAACCTAGAACACAGAGTTATAGTTGCCGGTGGTGGTGGCGGAACATTCTATAATAGAGAAGATGAAAATATAAGTATTTTAGTTGGGGGATACGGGGGTGGTTTAGAAGGCGGTCAAGGTGAGAGGAATAAACCCGATCCTAGTTATGCGAAAGGCGGTACTCAGACAGCAGGAGGGGCATTAGACGGTCAGATCGGAATTGGTGGAGATGCGACAACTCCGGGAATCTATATGGGTGGTGGTGGCGGTGGTGGCTATTACGGCGGTGGGTCCGGAGCCGGACCGTATGACGCAAGTGTTTACGGTAAAACTGGGGCAGGCGGTGGTGGTTCATCCTACCACGGCAATTTAGCCAACAGTTCCACGACCGCAGGTGTACGTGAAGGGAACGGTCTCGTTGTAATCACGATCCTCAATGAACCACCAAAATTCACTCTTACATCACCATCCGACAACCAAACCCTAACCGAAAACGCTACGTTAAACATCCAAGGCACCGCCTCCGACACCGACAAAGACAACGTAGTCACCATAAAATACCGCATCAACAACGGCACCACAAGGGCGTTGCAATCCGGAGTATCCAACGGTAGCACGCCTATTTCTTTTGCCAAAACGCTAACATTCCGAGCCAAACGTCTCTATGACGGCACCACCGATCTCACAGGCTCTAACCTAGCCGAAAACACCGATCATACCCTAACCATCTGGGCAGAGGACGACCAAGGTGGCAAATCAACCGAGATTACCCTCAAGTTCCGAGCCGTTCACAATCGCCCGCCCGTTATTAACGGTCAAAACGTAGACCTTGGTGTGTTAAGCACCATTCTGTCAAAAACGTACACCGTCACAGAACCAGAGGGTGACGCATTTACCATCACAGAAAAAATCAACGGCAAGGTGATCCGCACGTTCGCTGGAACTGACAGCAAAGAAAACACTGCAACAATCCCACTGGACACATGGTTACGCCTCTCCTTGACAGCGGTACACACCCTTACAATCGAAGCAACCGACAGCAAAGGGATGACCTCGACTCGATCGTATACCTTCCGGCGATCAGCCGACAAGATAGCGTTTGCTCTAAGGAACCCATTTGGTACCGACATAGCTGCCAAACGCATCCTAGTGACAATCGATGCGACGATTCCTGCCGGTGCCGATTACAAAGCCGAGGTATGTAACAACGCATTCGACGAGTTGCCGACATGGGAAGACGCGAGCAACCATGTCAAATTCAACCGAGGCTTCATCTTCACCAACAAGGAAAAAACAGCAAAAAAATGGGGCGTTAGCGTACGCTTTTCATTCACCAAAGGAACAGCAACTGAGCCAGTTATCGTAAGAGGATTCGGAGGTGCATTCGATTGA